A single Neospora caninum Liverpool complete genome, chromosome VIIb DNA region contains:
- a CDS encoding putative soluble inorganic pyrophosphatase — translation MFTYATTPSVFSSALLRTFPTIHPSLAAAAPLRASPFSSLSRARALSPLPASAPGPVAFCSSPVCPRASPLSVSMNSALSSLPSPRSATEAQTQDVPQPGCSASSTLPSNCLPPQPPQSARRRIFHFFPSNRRWASSRGSSLGHAGQAPETAQQDAANGEGSGRVYRRLVSGTEGEKDFRVVLSSGESGKPLSPWHDVPLFASGHPEHPDSQTTEKNATGPVLFNMVVEIPKNTRKKMEIQLDVPFTPIMQDLRKDGTEKGRVKWEVFESSPDTPPATNARDGFAQTPPGARINPNRAVINVLTTHLVAFLLHLGSDLPRPLAVGRLFSLVSPLLLYLFSVLRVCLQILGALAMIDGGELDWKVLAIREGDALFAQLNSIEDVERLCRGVVPGIREWFRWYKLPTDNVVNQFGHDEAALPAPEAVRVVLKAHEHYLRLLREEHEGQGEEAEGEERAGKDENGGARGRRVAVHVVDRTAATNGDKPSGTHTKKLETEDVKKQKLWLPQ, via the exons atgTTCACCTACGCCACCACGCCATCTGTGTTTTCCTCGGCTCTGCTTCGAACGTTCCCGACAATCCACCCCAGCCTCGCAGCGGCCGCGCCGCTGCgtgcctcgcccttctcgtctctctctcgcgctcgcgctctctctcccctccctgCCTCCGCCCCCGgtcctgtcgccttctgttcctcgcctgtctgtccgcgcgcgtcgcctctctctgtctcgatGAActcggctctctcttctctcccgtcgccgcGTTCGGCTACCGAAGCGCAAACGCAGGACGTTCCACAGCCTGGATGCTCCGCTAGCTCGACGCTTCCTTCGAACTGCTTGCCGCCGCAACCCCCccagagcgcgagaagaaggatcTTCCACTTTTTCCCCTCAAACCGGCGATGGGCGTCTTCCCggggctcttctctcggccacGCAGGCCAGGCGCCTGAGACGGCGCAGCAAGACGCCGCAAATGGGGAAGGCTCTGGAAGAGTGTACAGACGCCTCGTCTCcgggacagaaggcgagaaggatTTCCGAGTTGTTCTTTCCAGCGGAGAGTCGGGGAAACCCCTCTCGCCTTGGCACGATGTGCCGCTCTTCGCGAGTGGACATCCAGAACATCCAGATTCCCAGaccacagagaagaacgcgacaggGCCCGTCCTGTTCAACATGGTAGTTGAAATTCCGAAAAACACCCGAAAAAAAATGGAAATCCAACTTGACGTCCCCTTCACTCCAATCATGCAAGACCTTCGGAAGGACGGTACGGAAAAAGGACGAGTTAAATGGGAAGTTTTCGAGTCGTCGCCTGATACACCTCCAGCAACAAACGCGCGCGATGGCTTCGCACAAACACCCCCAGGCGCTCGAATCAACCCCAATAGAGCGGTCATAAATGTTCTTAC CACACATTtggtcgcctttctccttcatctCGGCTCCGACTTGCCTCGCCCGCTTGCTGTCGGTCGCTTGTTTTCGCTTgtttcgcctctgcttctttaCCTTTTTTCCGTGCTGCGTGTTTGCCTTCAGATTCTAGGCGCCCTCGCGATGATCGACGGCGGAGAGCTGGACTGGAAGGTTTTGGCGATTCGGGAAGGCGATGCGTTGTTTGCGCAGCTGAATTCCATCGAGGACGTGGAGCGTCTGTGTCGTGGCGTGGTCCCCGGAATTCGCGAGTGGTTTCGATGGTACAAACTGCCGACCGACAACGTTGTCAATCAATTCGGCCATgacgaggcggcgctgcCGGCACCTGAAGCCGTTCGCGTCGTTCTCAAGGCTCACGAGCACTacctccgtcttctgcgcgaAGAGCACGAGGGccagggcgaagaagcggaaggcgaagaacgtgctggaaaagacgagaacggcggcgcgcgaggacggcgagtgGCTGTTCACGTAGTCGACAGAACGGCTGCAACGAACGGAGATAAACCGAGCGGGACACACacgaagaagctggagacggaagacgtGAAAAAACAAAAGTTGTGGCTGCCGCAGTGA
- a CDS encoding putative GATA zinc finger domain-containing protein, with the protein MEQCIESSREEPAREKEGNEKRVVCSFHSSEKCLSFAVTEANVKEGEIEEETEEEKEMEEEKEMEEEKEMEEKKEMEEKKETEKEMEEEKEMEEEKEMEEEKEMEEKKEMEEKKEMEEKKEMEEKNKTGANRNAMLQLPQNAPCSFAESQEPTRREETPLSSRSAILPSSYQQPLKESVSPFAASFSISLSGASAASSVPLLASSSREDRRSISPLAPGTCLPNSPRSAPVCSGLKDPSSPMATHAPVSSAEPYDTREGTHRPVEAEGDKQGNTALRMPAAPGAGNRGQNAQTEEAKREREKADSRKEVAGARSEGGAEKRREGVDGSDEKNRDEEQKDEAQMTQCDRQRAPDRQPAGPGNGEEEEDRETQTTGKQENEENATGKKKEAEDKTEERRENVFQKKREERKQVDETDVIRGQENHAASLSSSSSSSSCSSRSSSSPSPSSPSSSSPSSCSSSSSSCSSSAVSPLPSTPQPASLSAPCHPLVSPSSSLPSSSSGLSSASFSVLSFPASSFSGPAKSGEATGPVDFQPRELTPSKRPGVDIEIQTEAACASDLERSFPSLSCMKKDVSDEDLLNLCTKFIHLRSELVRLFSQSSTGLGPLSTSPQSSVCLSRGVGAKETPGAHDGGTSPLGSGAQRGRGHLDRRASCELQGPAEGLGAAGERQETALWTASQGERKRKRDALEREARGSDARQAIASRLAQEGECEKAETRAALPQTSDEKQLEEGGEGEDAGRARRRSRRGSLPRDSPRPFERGDRDEACGAKMKKVPARLPEEAFCFLSQTSAKQPHVAHLERDWLGPLTPKKRRFSDVHGDMPWETFSRCPPLQGAERAKEGGAFLGSEGAGRRHSERRGRRREREEKRHASSLPRLHLERSETSNRRLSYDPTLPSPFAKPRRAASLLPSLSPRDTEAPNAHERRSSVSPRFKAPEALASAPAASPRSLLRSSAPRRQAPASSEPENPLGSSASDSLSQAPEAGRKGRGGGLRRRFPSPFLSSPFLPPLLSPTVSPSAVFSVASALAQDTRGDEKLSSRASSLPAVFDAFGHPAGRDNLRSPQSPFSGALLDETAETFGDADLFLCSSTPPCGTFPSPSSGPSPDREDLTRRLLSGSVGRQSVCASPSPPFSQLAEASPPPDSESASGLRGRHANRLCVGLSEEGREEREGRRRRRKDALGKGGARTTRGEVGERDAMEKDEVEDRRGRVFASRKRTAEILESLLSDSCPFFPERKERTPDPWARGPGNPAKEEPRNGAREEDKDENCPFASSRRQRKNSLVPGDVDLDGEQQPLRCFSPTRERSQAPGEPAKRDIESEERLENASESSEKEAFSASCLRFARPFPSSAPSLSPFDRSAPERSAAPHTTQHSCLVSPFLSPSRPAAFSSTSTSPLGVNEAGSDLRAHLRGASASPSLPQNSEKNHRLCSPSSSSSSSLSPPSLESLYSFPPLRSVRASHGLSSNEPPFAGVSPVSAVSEPAGAPGGGPRGETVGLETDLLAASRCSGRRKKQDEQATASKPREKGELRFPAAGSQKHPQASPLGRAKRCVLSSSQREDRSALHPEFASDVSSGNATESSLPLSLSAVPFPFPPHDRAHYASLSSAFSHHSPSTGGDPPTRRGTSYVVEGVSVPERALTSARGDSPRDSSPRFSENTFASPFSKSCILSSHNSSSPFNVQAPPVGRLGEGERLLGASGAFFGPEEDFMSPYLCVASPSGPAGGTQKRAERSEATARATERDPSHEAGASGSAFSSASEPRPKSKRGENRSREDEDVLGSMRTRRGTALQGTRRSESRRKAQPQPGEQGAGARSEGVRGDGDSEGGIAGSQLTGREGLSASVFFTRRAGATHETAGEPLHATRASVSARRCGEEEARLPSPGGHADVSPPAGCALQGAPRETRKTKKGKAKTGISSSQRGNGRGRDGANSCRLCKTRQTPQWRYLDGLPVCNACYMRARKRQQIATGQRKPVSLLSGAVPAPAAVSPPFPVSSLSSLSCASLPSLQPAQPAHTASEDSAGKPASDAADSQEERRDSGDRSSSLEAQRLGA; encoded by the coding sequence ATGGAGCAATGCATAGAGAGCTCCCGGGAAgagccggcgagagagaaagagggaaacgaaaagcgagTCGTCTGCTCTTTCCACTCTAGCGAGAAGTGTTTGAGTTTCGCAGTGACAGAAGCGAACGtaaaagaaggagagatagaagaggaaacggaagaagagaaggagatggaagaagagaaggagatggaagaagagaaggagatggaagaaaagaaggagatggaagaaaagaaggagacggagaaggagatggaagaagagaaggagatggaagaagagaaggagatggaagaagagaaggagatggaagaaaagaaggagatggaagaaaagaaggagatggaagaaaagaaggagatggaAGAAAAGAATAAGACAGGTGCAAACAGAAACGCCATGTTGCAGTTGCCACAGAATGCTCCGTGCTCGTTCGCGGAGAGTCAAGAACCGACTCGTCGCGAAGAGAcccctctttcgtctcgttctGCAATTCTCCCGTCCAGTTATCAGCAGCCTCTAAAAGAGAGCGTTTCGCCTTTCGCTGCTTCGttctcgatctctctgtccggggcctccgcggcgtcgagtgttcctctccttgcGTCCTCTTCAAGAGAAGACCGGAGGAGCATCTCTCCTCTGGCTCCTGGCACTTGTCTCCCGAACTCGCCGCGCAGTGCGCCAGTGTGTTCCGGTCTAAAAGACCCATCTTCGCCGATGGCGACTcacgcgcctgtctcctccgccgAGCCCTACGACACAAGAGAGGGGACACATCGCCCTGTggaggcagagggagacaaacaGGGCAACACAGCCCTCCGCATGCCGGCCGCCCCAGGCGCTGGAAACCGGGGGCAAAATgcacagacagaggaagcgaaacgggagagggaaaaagcagaTAGCAGGAAGGAGGTCGCTggagcgaggagcgagggaggcgcagagaaacgacggGAAGGCGTGGACGGAAGCgatgaaaaaaacagagacgaagaacaaaAGGACGAAGCGCAGATGACACAATGCGACCGACAGAGGGCACCAGACAGACAGCCAGCAGGGCCaggaaatggagaagaggaagaagaccgagagacacagacgacagggaaacaagagaacgaggagaacgctactggaaaaaagaaggaggcagaagacaaaacagaagagcgaagggaaaacgtcttccagaaaaagagagaagaaaggaaacaggtAGATGAAACGGACGTAATCAGAGGGCAAGAAAATCAtgccgcttctctttcctcttcttcttcttcttcctcttgttcttctcgttcgtcttcctctccttctccttcatctccttcttcttcctctccttcttcttgttcttcctcttcttcttcttgttcgtcttcagctgtctctccgctaCCATCTACTCCCCAACctgcttccctttctgctcCGTGTCATCCcctcgtttccccttcttcatccttgccttcctcgtcttcaggtctctcttctgcatctttttctgtcctttcctttccggcgtcttctttctctgggCCTGCCaagagcggagaggcgactggACCCGTCGACTTTCAGCCCCGTGAGCTTACGCCCTCGAAGCGCCCAGGGGTTGACATTGAAATACAGACAGAGGCTGCGTGCGCCTCAGACCTCGAGAgatctttcccttctttgtcCTGCATGAAGAAAGACGTGAGCGACGAAGACCTCCTCAATCTCTGCACAAAGTTTATTCATCTTCGCTCCGAGTTGGTTCGCCTGTTTTCCCAAAGCTCGACAGGCCTCGGCCCCCTCTCCACGTCCCCGCAGagctctgtctgtctctccagaggcgtgggagcgaaggagacacccggcgcCCACGACGGCGGCACCAGCCCCTTGGGCTCTGGAGCCCAAAGGGGCCGCGGGCATCTGGACCGCCGCGCCTCATGCGAGCTGCAGGGCCCGGCCGAGGGCCTTGGCGCTGCCGGCGAACGACAGGAGACGGCTCTGTGGACCGCCTCGCAAGGAGAGCGGAAGCGAAAGCGGGACGCGTTGGAAAGAGAGGCTCGTGGGTCAGACGCGCGACAGGCAATtgcttcccgtctcgcccaAGAAGGGGAgtgcgagaaggcggaaaccCGAGCGGCTCTACCACAAACCAGCGACGAAAAACaactcgaggaaggcggagagggggaagacgccgGCAGAGCCCGCAGACGAAGCCGACGAGGGAGCTTGCCGAGAGACTCGCCTCGGCCCtttgagagaggagaccgggACGAGGCGTGTGGGGCGAAGATGAAAAAAGTTCCGGCGCGCCTCCCGGAAGAGgcgttttgttttctctctcaaacCAGTGCGAAACAGCCACATGTCGCCCACCTGGAGCGAGATTGGCTAGGCCCCTTGAcgccgaagaaaaggcgtTTCTCCGATGTGCACGGCGACATGCCTTGGGAGACTTTCTCCAGGTGTCCCCCCCTCCAGGGGGCGGAGCgcgcgaaggaaggcggagCGTTTTTGGGCAGCGAAGgggcgggaaggagacacagtgagaggcgcgggagaagacgcgagagagaagagaagcggcacgcgtcttcgctgcctaGACTTCATCTTGAAAGAAGTGAAACGAGCAACCGAAGACTGTCCTACGACCCAACTCTCCCGTCTCCATTTGCCAAGCCGAGGCGAGCAGCCTCcctgctgccttctctctctccacgagaCACCGAGGCTCCAAATGCTCACGAGCGTCGCTCTTcggtttctcctcgtttcaAAGCCCCCGAggccctcgcctccgcgccgGCTGCTTCCCCTCGAAGTCTCCTGCGTTcgtcggcgcctcggcgccaGGCTCCCGCAAGTTCTGAGCCTGAAAACCCACTGGGCTCCTCGGCGTCTGATTCCCTTTCCCAGGCCCCGGAGGCCGGCAGGAAAGGCCGCGGAGGCGGTTTGCGCCGTCGTTTCCCGTcgccctttctttcttctccgttccttcctcccctcctgtctccgactGTGTCTCCCTCAGCCGtgttctccgtcgcctcagCGCTCGCTCAAGACACtcgcggagacgaaaaactctcttctcgcgcttcctcgctgcctgcCGTCTTCGACGCCTTCGGCCACCCAGCGGGCCGAGACAATCTACGGTCTCCGCAGAGTCCCTTCTCCGGGGCGTTGCTCGACGAGACCGCCGAGACGTTTGGAGACGCCGACTTGTTTCTGTGCTCTTCGACTCCGCCCTGCGGAACGttcccgtcgccttcttcggggCCTTCTCCAGATCGCGAAGACCTGACGCGGCGGCTCCTCTCGGGCTCTGTGGGGCGCCAGAGTGTGTGCGCTTCGCCCTCCCCGCCGTTCTCGCAACTAGCTGAGGCGTCCCCACCGCCGGACTCGGAATCTGCGTCAGGTCTTCGCGGGCGCCACGCGAATAGGCTGTGCGTCGGGTtgagcgaggaaggccgcgaggagcgggagggtaggagacggcggagaaagGACGCTCTCGGCAAGGGCGGGGCGCGAacgacgcgaggcgaggtaggagagcgagacgcgatggaaaaagacgaggtTGAAGACCGACGGGGCCGAGTCTTTGCgtcgaggaagcgaacggcCGAGATTCTCGAAAGCCTTCTCTCGGATTCTTGCCCCTTCTTcccggagaggaaagaaaggacgcCCGATCCTTGGGCAAGGGGACCGGGAAACCCGGCAAAGGAGGAGCCCCGAAACggtgcgagagaagaagacaaagacgaaaactgcccgttcgcttcctcgcggcgacagcggaagAACTCCCTTGTCCCTGGCGACGTGGACTTGGACGGCGAGCAGCAGCCGCTCCGTTGCTTTTCGCCGACTCGGGAGAGGAGTCAGGCCCCAGGCGAGCCGGCGAAGCGAGATatcgagagcgaggagaggtTGGAAAACGCGTCAGAAAGCAGTGAAAAGGAGGCCTTCTCAGCAAGCTGTTTGCGCTTCGCTcggccgtttccttcgtcagccccgtctctgtctcctttcgacAGGAGTGCTCCCGAGCGCAGCGCGGCGCCCCACACGACGCAACATTCCTGCTTGGTGTCTCcattcctctctccttctcgccctgccgccttctcctcgacTTCGACTTCTCCCCTGGGCGTGAACGAAGCCGGTTCAGACCTTCGGGCCCATTTGCGGGGCGCGTCCGCCTCGCCAAGCCTCCCACAGAACTCCGAAAAAAACCACCGGCTCTGCTcaccttcgtcctcgtcctcttcttctctttcaccCCCGTCACTGGAGTCCCTGTactcttttccccctttgCGCTCGGTTCGCGCTTCGCACGGCCTTTCCTCGAACGAGCCTCCTTTCGCTGGggtgtctccggtgtctgctgtctccgagccCGCTGGGGCACCAGGTGGAGGCCCGAGAGGCGAGACCGTGGGGCTCGAAACCGACTTGTTGGCTGCTTCCCGCTGCagcggaaggcggaagaaacaagacgAACAAGCGACCGCATcgaagccgcgagagaagggagaactCCGGTTCCCTGCGGCTGGGTCTCAGAAACACccgcaggcgtctccgctcggCAGAGCGAAGCGctgtgtcctttcctcgtctcagCGAGAAGACCGTTCGGCCCTTCATCCTGAATTCGCAAGTGACGTCTCTTCGGGAAACGCCACGGAGagctcgcttcctctctctttgtctgcAGTACCTTTTCCGTTCCCGCCTCACGACCGAGCGCACtacgcctctctttcttctgccttctctcacCACTCGCCTTCTACGGGAGGCGACCCACCAACAAGGCGAGGAACTTCCTACGTGGTAGAAGGCGTGAGCGTCCCCGAGCGGGCGCTCACCTCGGCACGCGGCGACTCGCCTCGAgactcctctcctcgcttctccgaAAACacgttcgcctcgcccttttcgAAGAGCTGTATCCTCTCTTCCCACAACTCCTCGAGTCCCTTCAACGTGCAGGCGCCTCCGGTCGGGCGCctcggcgagggcgaaaggCTCCTCGGCGCTTCCGGCGCGTTTTTCGGCCCCGAAGAAGACTTCATGTCTCCGTACCTTTGTGTGGCGTCGCCCTCCGGACCTGCCGGCGGCACGCAGAAAAGAGCAGAGCGGAGCGAAGCGACGGCCCGCGCGACAGAGCGAGATCCCTCGCACGAGGCCGGTGCCTCAGGCTCGGCCTTTAGTTCTGCGTCCGAGCCGCGCCCCAAAAgcaagcgaggcgagaaccgaagccgagaggacgaggacgttTTAGGATCCATGCGAACACGACGAGGCACGGCGCTCCAGGGCACCCGACGCAgtgagagcagaagaaaagcgcaGCCTCAGCCGGGCGAGCAGGGAGCGGGGGCCCGAAGCGAGGGCGTGAggggggacggagacagcgagggcggCATCGCCGGGAGCCAGCTGACGGGGCGAGAGGGCCTCTCAGCCTCGGTTTTCTTCACGAGGCGAGCTGGGGCGACGCACGAAACGGCCGGCGAGCCGTTGCACGCAACGCGCgcatctgtctccgctcggcgttgtggagaagaggaggcgaggctTCCGTCTCCAGGCGGGCACGCAGACGTCTCGCCTCCGGCGGGGTGTGCGCTCCAGGGAGCCccacgagaaacgcgaaaaaccaAAAAGGGTaaggcgaaaacgggaaTTTCCAGCTCCCAGCGAGGCAACGGGCGgggcagagacggcgcgaaTTCCTGTCGACTCTGTAAGACCCGCCAAACGCCACAGTGGAGATATCTGGACGGGCTACCCGTGTGCAACGCCTGCTACATGCGAGCGCGAAAGCGCCAGCAAATCGCCACGGGGCAGCGAAAGCCTGTAtcccttctctccggagCCGTCCCCGCTCCTGCCGCTGTGTCGCCGCCCTTTCCtgtgtcttccctctcttcgctctcgtgcGCGTCGCTCCCTTCTCTACAGCCTGCACAGCCTGCTCATACAGCGAGCGAGGACAGCGCCGGAAAGCCGGCGTCAGACGCTGCGGACagccaggaagagagaagagacagcggagacaggtcTTCGAGTCTCGAGGCTCAGCGCCTTGGAGCCTGA
- a CDS encoding Peptidylprolyl isomerase D (Cyclophilin D),related, whose protein sequence is MGGSCQEKKAHCVEHHGMTKGECDSEGCGHTHPEDAHSHSGCCGGHEPATVAVDPDSIADAGEEMTQGDKGVFKKILKEGDGPTPQPGEEVVVHYTGTLLDGTKFDSSRDRDSPFKFIIGEGQVISGWDLGVMKMKRGERAMLTIQPGYGYGASGSPPVIPPNAVLKFDVELLDSHPKPKDKWEMNVGEKLEGANAEKERGNEAFKKGNYAEAAAAYREGLDYFSYVENWSDEEREQQKRLELPLRLNLATCCNRLGEYSEAIEQTTKALEIDPESSKGRFRRGVARMAVGLLDEARHDFVQAAKLDPKNVEIRRELEKCKKKIEEVRAKEKSAFGNIFKKVDLYTEKQGIRNVAKCPKVYMDIKVGDKEPKRVVFALYNDTVPKTAENFRALCTGEKGEGTKGKPLCFKNSLFHRIIPGFMMQGGDFTNGDGTGGESIYGPQFNDEKFVDQHTGRGQLSMANCGPNTNSSQFFITFGPAPHLDGKHVVFGEVVEGQDVLDEVENVETDKSNDRPTQDVQIVDCGEVKC, encoded by the exons ATGGGGGGATCTTgccaagagaagaaggcgcactGCGTGGAACACCACGGGATGACAAAGGGAGAGTGCGACAGTGAAGGATGCGGCCACACTCACCCGGAAGACGCTCACAGCCACTCGGGGTGCTGTGGGGGACACGAACCCGCAACGGTTGCAGTCGACCCGGATAGCATTGCCGACGCTGGCGAAGAAATGAcgcaaggagacaaaggcgtCTTCAAAAAGATCTtgaaggagggagacggtCCGAC GCCCCAGCCGGGCGAGGAAGTCGTTGTCCACTACACGGGGACGTTGCTCGACGGCACAAAATTCGATTCCTCGA GAGACCGAGACAGCCCATTCAAGTTCATCATCGGCGAGGGCCAGGTGATTAGCGGCTGGGACCTAGGAGTgatgaagatgaagagaggcgaacgcgccATGCTG ACCATTCAGCCCGGCTATGGCTACGGCGCCTCAGGTTCTCCGCCCGTTATCCCTCCCAACGCTGTGCTGAAG TTCGACGTGGAATTGCTCGACAGCCATCCGAAGCCGAAGGACAAATGGGAGATGAACGTGGGAGAGAAACTTGAAGGCGCGAatgcggagaaggagagaggaaacgaggcatTCAAGAAGGGGAACTACGCcgaagccgccgcagccTACCGCGAGGGCCTCGACTACTTTTCGTATGTCGAGAACtggagcgacgaagagcgagagcagCAAAAGCGTCTCGAGCTGCCTCTGCGCCTCAACCTCGCCAC atgcTGCAATCGTCTGGGCGAGTATTCGGAAGCCATCGAGCAAACGACGAAGGCGCTGGAGATCGATCCG GAAAGCAGCAAGGGGCGGTTCCGTCGCGGAGTCGCACGCATGGCTGTGGGCCTTCTCGACGAGGCGCGTCACGACTTTGTGCAGGCGGCCAAGCTGGACCCGAAAAATGTCGAAATTCGACGAGAACtggagaag TGCAAGAAGAAGATCGAGGAGGTTCGGGCCAAGGAAAAGTCTGCCTTTGGAAACATCTTCAAGAAAGTCGACCTTTACACAG agaaacaaggCATCCGCAACGTGGCCAAATGCCCCAAGGTGTACATGGACATCAAAGTTGGAGACAAGGAGC CAAAGCgagtcgtcttcgccctgtACAACGACACGGTCCCGAAGACAGCCGAGAAtttccgcgctctctgcacAG gagaaaagggcgaaggaACGAAAGGAAAGCCCCTGTGCTTCAAGAATTCGCTATTCCACCGGATCATTCCGGGGTTCATGATGCAGGGCGGCGACTTCACGAATGGGGACGGTACTGGCGGCGAGTCCATCTACGGGCCACAGTTCAACG ACGAGAAGTTCGTTGATCAGCACACAGGCAGAGGGCAGCTGTCCATGGCGAACTGCGGTCCAAACACAAACTCGTCCCAATTCTTCATCACCTTTGGCCCCGCACCGCATCTCGACGG CAAGCACGTGGTCTTTGGCGAAGTAGTCGAGGGCCAGGACGTCCTCGACGAAGTGGAAAACGTGGAGACCGACAAAAGCAACGACAGGCCCACG cAAGACGTCCAGATTGTCGACTGTGGTGAGGTGAAGTGCTGA